One window of Aphis gossypii isolate Hap1 unplaced genomic scaffold, ASM2018417v2 Contig00963, whole genome shotgun sequence genomic DNA carries:
- the LOC126555631 gene encoding histone H2A-like has protein sequence MSPHIINVHGTEQSFIETTIMSGRGKAGKSKGGKSKTRSSRAGLQFPVGRIHRLLRKGNYAERVGAGAPVYLAAVMEYLAAEVLELAGNAARDNKKSRIIPRHLQLAIRNDEELNKLLSGVTIAQGGVLPNIQAVLLPKKTEKKV, from the coding sequence ATGAGCCCACACATCATCAACGTACACGGTACCGAACAGTCGTTTATCGAAACTACAATCATGAGCGGAAGAGGCAAAGCAGGCAAATCCAAAGGAGGTAAATCCAAGACCAGGTCGTCCCGTGCCGGACTCCAGTTCCCGGTCGGTCGTATCCACCGTCTGTTGAGAAAAGGAAACTACGCCGAACGTGTCGGAGCCGGAGCACCAGTGTACTTGGCCGCCGTCATGGAATACTTGGCAGCTGAAGTTTTGGAGTTGGCCGGTAACGCAGCCCGTGACAACAAGAAGTCTCGTATCATTCCCAGACATTTGCAATTGGCCATCAGAAATGACGAGGAATTGAACAAACTGTTGTCCGGTGTTACCATCGCCCAAGGCGGTGTATTGCCAAACATCCAAGCTGTTCTTTTGCCCAAGAAGACCGAAAAGAAAGTCTAA
- the LOC126555633 gene encoding histone H2B-like: protein MAPGGKSAGKAMKKSSGKAQKNIAKSDKKRKPKRKESYAIYIYKVLKQVHPDTGVSSKAMSIMNSFVNDLFERIAAESSRLAHYNKRSTITSREIQTAVRLLLPGELAKHAVSEGTKAVTKYTSSK, encoded by the coding sequence ATGGCTCCAGGAGGTAAATCCGCAGGAAAAGCGATGAAGAAGTCGTCCGGCAAGGCTCAAAAGAACATCGCCAAGTCCGACAAGAAGCGCAAGCCAAAGAGGAAAGAATCGTACGCCATCTACATCTACAAAGTGTTGAAACAAGTACATCCCGACACCGGTGTTTCCTCAAAGGCCATGAGCATCATGAACAGTTTCGTCAACGATCTGTTCGAACGCATCGCCGCCGAATCCAGTCGTCTTGCCCACTACAACAAGCGCTCGACCATCACCAGTCGGGAAATCCAAACCGCCGTCCGTCTCTTGTTGCCCGGTGAATTGGCCAAGCACGCCGTCAGTGAAGGTACCAAGGCCGTCACCAAATACACCAGCtccaaataa